Proteins co-encoded in one Apus apus isolate bApuApu2 chromosome 22, bApuApu2.pri.cur, whole genome shotgun sequence genomic window:
- the USP28 gene encoding ubiquitin carboxyl-terminal hydrolase 28 isoform X7, which produces MTAELQAPGGGGQADCQMLLNQLKEITGIQDSAYLHATLKAANGDLMEAVTFLTEEHAQEPAQDTAATEPSAWEGSAVGKQLPQDVTAALRSNNGDDLGTLDAFRPLEPPKSQAAERDAAERPQEVLSAEYKNRSKRKRCEVWGENPKQNDWRRVGDWPVGMKNIGNTCWFSAVIQSLFQLPEFRRLVLGYSLPPNVLESCRSRTGKRNIAFMQELQCLFALMLGTRRKFVDPSAALELLRDAFRSTGEQQQDVSEFTHKLLDWLEDAFQLAVNVKSPRDKSENPMVQLFYGTFLTEGVHEGNTFSKIEAFGQYPLQVNGYRNLNECLEGAMVEGEMDQAAASQSGKYGQERWFTKLPPVLTFELSRFEFNQSLGQPEKIHTKLEFPQTIYMDRYLYCSKELIQMKREEMKRLKEKMVILQQKLERYMKFGSGPVRFPLPDMLQYVLEFIATKPPGAVSSAQGSQTTLLQSQAEPHDFDMLSQPNGILQRKDAGTEDAASFLANPLPELKLTSLQPSGSPAEMLEHPAPHVVSEEELNLVRTCLQRWRNEIEQDMQDLKESIAQINLAMEQMYCDPLLQQVPYHLHAVLVHEGQANAGHYWAYIYDQPRKRWLKYNDISVTESSWEELERDSFGGLRNASAYCLMYISDKVSHLVAEKDDGSELGQFQKEVEALPPELRHYIQEDNWRLEQEAEEWEEEQSCKMPQMEPSPASESQDLSSESGPDQSSACEQSVRSLSSEHARIAKEQTAKAIANTADAYEKNGVEAALCEAFHEEYSRLYLLAKETPTPQNDARLQHVLIYFLQNNAPQQVVERTLLEQFADKNLSYDERSISIMKVARAKLREIGPDDVDMGEYKRWHEDYSLFRKVSVYLLTGLELYQNGKYQESLTYLVYAYQSNTKLLLKGTNRGVNESLIALYRRKCLLKLNEVAASLFVSCEEARVAEGISILNELIIPCMHLMNNFEITKEDLDAIEVMRNRWCSYLGREDMDAKLQMKLGELLPRLLDSSSGVIVLKEPPKIRPNSPYDLCSRFAAVMESIHGASAVTVQ; this is translated from the exons ATGACGGCGGAGCTGCAGgccccgggcggcggcggccagGCG GATTGCCAGATGCTTTTAAACCAGCTGAAAGAGATCACAGGAATTCAAGACTCAGCTTACCTCCACGCCACTCTAAAG GCTGCCAATGGAGACCTCATGGAAGCAGTCACCTTCCTGACCGAGGAGCATGCTCAGGAGCCAGCTCAGGACACGGCTGCCACGGAGCCATCGGCTTGGGAAGGAAGTGCTGTGGGCAAACAGCTCCCACAAG ATGTTACTGCTGCACTTCGCTCTAACAACGGAGATGACCTTGGCACACTCGATGCCTTCAGACCACTGGAACCTCCAAAATCTCAGGCTGCAGAACGAGATGCTGCTGAAAG ACCGCAGGAAGTGCTCTCTGCTGAATATAAAAATCGCTCCAAAAGGAAACGCTGTGAAGTCTGGGGAGAGAACCCCAAGCAGAACGACTGGAGAAGAGTGGGTGACTGGCCTGttggaatgaaaaatattggAAATACATGTTGGTTTAGTGCTGTCATACAG TCTCTGTTCCAGTTGCCCGAGTTTCGGAGGCTGGTTCTTGGGTACTCCCTCCCGCCAAACGTGCTTGAAAGTTGTCGTAGTCGCACT ggaaaaagaaatattgcatTCATGCAAGAACTTCAGTGTCTGTTTGCTTTAATGCTGGGGACGCGCCGTAAGTTTGTAGACCCTTCTGCAGCACTGGAACTCCTGAGGGATGCGTTTAGATCCACTGGAGAACAGCAG CAAGATGTGAGTGAATTTACACACAAGCTCCTGGACTGGCTGGAGGATGCATTCCAGCTTGCTGTGAATGTCAA GAGCCCCAGGGACAAATCTGAAAACCCAATGGTACAACTTTTCTATGGGACTTTTTTGACGGAGGGTGTCCATGAGG GCAATACTTTTTCTAAGATCGAAGCCTTTGGTCAGTACCCCCTCCAAGTAAATGGTTATCGAAACTTAAATGAGTGCTTGGAAGGAGCCATGGTGGAGGGCGAGATGGACCAGGCAGCAGCATCTCAGTCCGGGAAGTATGGACAGGAG CGCTGGTTTACAAAACTTCCACCAGTACTGACCTTTGAACTCTCCCGATTTGAGTTCAATCAGTCCCTAGGACAGCCAGAGAAAATTCACACCAAGCTAGAGTTTCCCCAGACTATTTATATGGACAG gTACCTCTACTGCAGTAAAGAGCTTATTCAgatgaagagagaagaaatgaagagattgaaggagaaaatggtaattctgcagcagaaactggAAAG GTACATGAAGTTCGGCTCCGGCCCGGTGCGCTTCCCTCTGCCCGACATGCTCCAGTACGTGCTTGAGTTCATTGCCACGAAGCcacctggggctgtttcttctgctcagGGCTCTCAGACAACACTCCTGCAGTCCCAGGCTGAGCCCCATGATTTCGATATGCTTTCACAGCCAAATGG CATACTGCAAAGGAAGGATGCTGGGACTGAAGATGCAGCTTCCTTTTTGGCAAACCCCTTACCAGAGCTAAAACTGACTTCACTCCAGCCTTCTGGTTCACCAGCAGAGATGTTGGAACATCCAGCCCCTCACGTGGTTTCCGAGGAAGAGCTGAACCTTGTCCGGACGTGCCTGCAGCGATGGAGGAACGAGATTGAACAAGACATGCAAG ATCTGAAGGAGTCTATTGCCCAAATCAACTTGGCCATGGAACAAATGTACTGTGAccctctcctccagcag GTTCCGTACCATCTGCATGCCGTCTTGGTACATGAGGGGCAAGCAAATGCTGGTCACTACTGGGCCTACATATACGACCAGCCTCGAAAACGCTGGCTCAAATACAACGACATCTCAGTGACAGAGTCATCgtgggaagagctggagagagATTCATTTGGAGGCTTGAGGAACGCCAGTGCCTACTGCCTGATGTACATCAGCGATAAGGTGTCCCACTTGGTTGCAG aaaaggATGATGGCTCAGAGCTTGGGCAGTTTCAGAAGGAAGTTGAAGCCTTGCCCCCAGAGCTGAGACACTACATCCAGGAGGATAACTGGCGCCTcgagcaggaggcagaggaatgGGAGGAGGAGCAGTCTTGCAAGATGCCTCAGATGGAGCCTTCACCTGCTTCCGAGTCACAGGACCTCTCTTCTGAATCAGGACCAG ATCAGTCCTCAGCCTGTGAGCAGAGCGTGCGCTCCCTGTCCTCCGAGCATGCCAGAATTGCCAAGGAGCAGACTGCCAAGGCCATCGCCAACACTGCCGACGCCTACGAGAAGAATGGCGTGGAGGCAGCTCTGTGCGAG GCATTCCATGAAGAGTATTCCCGGCTCTACCTGCTGGCCAAGGAGACCCCGACCCCACAGAACGATGCCCGGCTGCAGCACGTGCTCATCTACTTCCTGCAGAACAATGCTCCCCAGCAGGTGGTGGAACGGACCCTTCTGGAGCAGTTTGCAGACAAGAACCTCAGCTATGACGAAAG GTCCATCAGCATAATGAAGGTAGCACGAGCAAAGCTGAGAGAGATTGGTCCTGATGACGTCGATATGGGGGAGTACAAG AGGTGGCATGAAGACTACAGCCTTTTCCGCAAGGTGTCAGTTTACCTGCTGACAGGGTTGGAGCTGTACCAGAATGGAAA GTACCAGGAGTCGCTCACTTATCTGGTCTACGCCTACCAAAGCAAcaccaagctgctgctgaaaggaacCAACCGAGGCGTGAACGAGTCACTGATTGCCTTGTACAGGAGGAAGTGTCTCCTG AAGCTGAACGAGGTGGCAGCATCTCTGTTTGTAAGCTGTGAAGAAGCTCGTGTGGCAGAGGGCATTAGCATCCTGAATGAGCTGATAATCCCCTGCATGCACCTCATGAACAACTTTGAGATCACCAAAGAGGACCTGGATGCCATTGAGGTCATGAGGAACCGCTGGTGCTCCTATTTGGGACGAGAGGACATGGATG CAAAGCTGCAGATGAAGCTGGGCGAATTGCTGCCCCGGCTCCTGGACAGCTCCTCTGGGGTGATCGTGCTGAAGGAGCCCCCCAAGATCCGGCCCAACTCCCCCTACGACCTCTGCAGCCGCTTTGCAGCCGTGATGGAGTCCATCCACGGCGCCTCGGCCGTGACGGTGCAGTAG
- the USP28 gene encoding ubiquitin carboxyl-terminal hydrolase 28 isoform X4, which yields MYSRTENSPWLVPGNMGPPYMSCGTCGGCLGEGVSSHPRCPASSSLEQCFLPGLQTQGSKDCQMLLNQLKEITGIQDSAYLHATLKAANGDLMEAVTFLTEEHAQEPAQDTAATEPSAWEGSAVGKQLPQDVTAALRSNNGDDLGTLDAFRPLEPPKSQAAERDAAERPQEVLSAEYKNRSKRKRCEVWGENPKQNDWRRVGDWPVGMKNIGNTCWFSAVIQSLFQLPEFRRLVLGYSLPPNVLESCRSRTGKRNIAFMQELQCLFALMLGTRRKFVDPSAALELLRDAFRSTGEQQQDVSEFTHKLLDWLEDAFQLAVNVKSPRDKSENPMVQLFYGTFLTEGVHEGNTFSKIEAFGQYPLQVNGYRNLNECLEGAMVEGEMDQAAASQSGKYGQERWFTKLPPVLTFELSRFEFNQSLGQPEKIHTKLEFPQTIYMDRYLYCSKELIQMKREEMKRLKEKMVILQQKLERYMKFGSGPVRFPLPDMLQYVLEFIATKPPGAVSSAQGSQTTLLQSQAEPHDFDMLSQPNGILQRKDAGTEDAASFLANPLPELKLTSLQPSGSPAEMLEHPAPHVVSEEELNLVRTCLQRWRNEIEQDMQDLKESIAQINLAMEQMYCDPLLQQVPYHLHAVLVHEGQANAGHYWAYIYDQPRKRWLKYNDISVTESSWEELERDSFGGLRNASAYCLMYISDKVSHLVAEKDDGSELGQFQKEVEALPPELRHYIQEDNWRLEQEAEEWEEEQSCKMPQMEPSPASESQDLSSESGPDQSSACEQSVRSLSSEHARIAKEQTAKAIANTADAYEKNGVEAALCEAFHEEYSRLYLLAKETPTPQNDARLQHVLIYFLQNNAPQQVVERTLLEQFADKNLSYDERSISIMKVARAKLREIGPDDVDMGEYKRWHEDYSLFRKVSVYLLTGLELYQNGKYQESLTYLVYAYQSNTKLLLKGTNRGVNESLIALYRRKCLLKLNEVAASLFVSCEEARVAEGISILNELIIPCMHLMNNFEITKEDLDAIEVMRNRWCSYLGREDMDAKLQMKLGELLPRLLDSSSGVIVLKEPPKIRPNSPYDLCSRFAAVMESIHGASAVTVQ from the exons ATGTACAGCCGGACTGAAAATAGCCCCTGGCTGGTCCCTGGGAACATGGGGCCTCCTTATATGTCCTGTGGCACATGCGGAGGCTGCCTGGGGGAGGGGGTTTCTTCCCACCCCAGGTGCCCTGCATCCAGCAGCCTGGAACAGTGTTTCCTCCCAGGCCTGCAGACCCAAGGATCGAAA GATTGCCAGATGCTTTTAAACCAGCTGAAAGAGATCACAGGAATTCAAGACTCAGCTTACCTCCACGCCACTCTAAAG GCTGCCAATGGAGACCTCATGGAAGCAGTCACCTTCCTGACCGAGGAGCATGCTCAGGAGCCAGCTCAGGACACGGCTGCCACGGAGCCATCGGCTTGGGAAGGAAGTGCTGTGGGCAAACAGCTCCCACAAG ATGTTACTGCTGCACTTCGCTCTAACAACGGAGATGACCTTGGCACACTCGATGCCTTCAGACCACTGGAACCTCCAAAATCTCAGGCTGCAGAACGAGATGCTGCTGAAAG ACCGCAGGAAGTGCTCTCTGCTGAATATAAAAATCGCTCCAAAAGGAAACGCTGTGAAGTCTGGGGAGAGAACCCCAAGCAGAACGACTGGAGAAGAGTGGGTGACTGGCCTGttggaatgaaaaatattggAAATACATGTTGGTTTAGTGCTGTCATACAG TCTCTGTTCCAGTTGCCCGAGTTTCGGAGGCTGGTTCTTGGGTACTCCCTCCCGCCAAACGTGCTTGAAAGTTGTCGTAGTCGCACT ggaaaaagaaatattgcatTCATGCAAGAACTTCAGTGTCTGTTTGCTTTAATGCTGGGGACGCGCCGTAAGTTTGTAGACCCTTCTGCAGCACTGGAACTCCTGAGGGATGCGTTTAGATCCACTGGAGAACAGCAG CAAGATGTGAGTGAATTTACACACAAGCTCCTGGACTGGCTGGAGGATGCATTCCAGCTTGCTGTGAATGTCAA GAGCCCCAGGGACAAATCTGAAAACCCAATGGTACAACTTTTCTATGGGACTTTTTTGACGGAGGGTGTCCATGAGG GCAATACTTTTTCTAAGATCGAAGCCTTTGGTCAGTACCCCCTCCAAGTAAATGGTTATCGAAACTTAAATGAGTGCTTGGAAGGAGCCATGGTGGAGGGCGAGATGGACCAGGCAGCAGCATCTCAGTCCGGGAAGTATGGACAGGAG CGCTGGTTTACAAAACTTCCACCAGTACTGACCTTTGAACTCTCCCGATTTGAGTTCAATCAGTCCCTAGGACAGCCAGAGAAAATTCACACCAAGCTAGAGTTTCCCCAGACTATTTATATGGACAG gTACCTCTACTGCAGTAAAGAGCTTATTCAgatgaagagagaagaaatgaagagattgaaggagaaaatggtaattctgcagcagaaactggAAAG GTACATGAAGTTCGGCTCCGGCCCGGTGCGCTTCCCTCTGCCCGACATGCTCCAGTACGTGCTTGAGTTCATTGCCACGAAGCcacctggggctgtttcttctgctcagGGCTCTCAGACAACACTCCTGCAGTCCCAGGCTGAGCCCCATGATTTCGATATGCTTTCACAGCCAAATGG CATACTGCAAAGGAAGGATGCTGGGACTGAAGATGCAGCTTCCTTTTTGGCAAACCCCTTACCAGAGCTAAAACTGACTTCACTCCAGCCTTCTGGTTCACCAGCAGAGATGTTGGAACATCCAGCCCCTCACGTGGTTTCCGAGGAAGAGCTGAACCTTGTCCGGACGTGCCTGCAGCGATGGAGGAACGAGATTGAACAAGACATGCAAG ATCTGAAGGAGTCTATTGCCCAAATCAACTTGGCCATGGAACAAATGTACTGTGAccctctcctccagcag GTTCCGTACCATCTGCATGCCGTCTTGGTACATGAGGGGCAAGCAAATGCTGGTCACTACTGGGCCTACATATACGACCAGCCTCGAAAACGCTGGCTCAAATACAACGACATCTCAGTGACAGAGTCATCgtgggaagagctggagagagATTCATTTGGAGGCTTGAGGAACGCCAGTGCCTACTGCCTGATGTACATCAGCGATAAGGTGTCCCACTTGGTTGCAG aaaaggATGATGGCTCAGAGCTTGGGCAGTTTCAGAAGGAAGTTGAAGCCTTGCCCCCAGAGCTGAGACACTACATCCAGGAGGATAACTGGCGCCTcgagcaggaggcagaggaatgGGAGGAGGAGCAGTCTTGCAAGATGCCTCAGATGGAGCCTTCACCTGCTTCCGAGTCACAGGACCTCTCTTCTGAATCAGGACCAG ATCAGTCCTCAGCCTGTGAGCAGAGCGTGCGCTCCCTGTCCTCCGAGCATGCCAGAATTGCCAAGGAGCAGACTGCCAAGGCCATCGCCAACACTGCCGACGCCTACGAGAAGAATGGCGTGGAGGCAGCTCTGTGCGAG GCATTCCATGAAGAGTATTCCCGGCTCTACCTGCTGGCCAAGGAGACCCCGACCCCACAGAACGATGCCCGGCTGCAGCACGTGCTCATCTACTTCCTGCAGAACAATGCTCCCCAGCAGGTGGTGGAACGGACCCTTCTGGAGCAGTTTGCAGACAAGAACCTCAGCTATGACGAAAG GTCCATCAGCATAATGAAGGTAGCACGAGCAAAGCTGAGAGAGATTGGTCCTGATGACGTCGATATGGGGGAGTACAAG AGGTGGCATGAAGACTACAGCCTTTTCCGCAAGGTGTCAGTTTACCTGCTGACAGGGTTGGAGCTGTACCAGAATGGAAA GTACCAGGAGTCGCTCACTTATCTGGTCTACGCCTACCAAAGCAAcaccaagctgctgctgaaaggaacCAACCGAGGCGTGAACGAGTCACTGATTGCCTTGTACAGGAGGAAGTGTCTCCTG AAGCTGAACGAGGTGGCAGCATCTCTGTTTGTAAGCTGTGAAGAAGCTCGTGTGGCAGAGGGCATTAGCATCCTGAATGAGCTGATAATCCCCTGCATGCACCTCATGAACAACTTTGAGATCACCAAAGAGGACCTGGATGCCATTGAGGTCATGAGGAACCGCTGGTGCTCCTATTTGGGACGAGAGGACATGGATG CAAAGCTGCAGATGAAGCTGGGCGAATTGCTGCCCCGGCTCCTGGACAGCTCCTCTGGGGTGATCGTGCTGAAGGAGCCCCCCAAGATCCGGCCCAACTCCCCCTACGACCTCTGCAGCCGCTTTGCAGCCGTGATGGAGTCCATCCACGGCGCCTCGGCCGTGACGGTGCAGTAG
- the USP28 gene encoding ubiquitin carboxyl-terminal hydrolase 28 isoform X1: MYSRTENSPWLVPGNMGPPYMSCGTCGGCLGEGVSSHPRCPASSSLEQCFLPGLQTQGSKDCQMLLNQLKEITGIQDSAYLHATLKAANGDLMEAVTFLTEEHAQEPAQDTAATEPSAWEGSAVGKQLPQDVTAALRSNNGDDLGTLDAFRPLEPPKSQAAERDAAERPQEVLSAEYKNRSKRKRCEVWGENPKQNDWRRVGDWPVGMKNIGNTCWFSAVIQSLFQLPEFRRLVLGYSLPPNVLESCRSRTGKRNIAFMQELQCLFALMLGTRRKFVDPSAALELLRDAFRSTGEQQQDVSEFTHKLLDWLEDAFQLAVNVKSPRDKSENPMVQLFYGTFLTEGVHEGNTFSKIEAFGQYPLQVNGYRNLNECLEGAMVEGEMDQAAASQSGKYGQERWFTKLPPVLTFELSRFEFNQSLGQPEKIHTKLEFPQTIYMDRYLYCSKELIQMKREEMKRLKEKMVILQQKLERYMKFGSGPVRFPLPDMLQYVLEFIATKPPGAVSSAQGSQTTLLQSQAEPHDFDMLSQPNGILQRKDAGTEDAASFLANPLPELKLTSLQPSGSPAEMLEHPAPHVVSEEELNLVRTCLQRWRNEIEQDMQDLKESIAQINLAMEQMYCDPLLQQVPYHLHAVLVHEGQANAGHYWAYIYDQPRKRWLKYNDISVTESSWEELERDSFGGLRNASAYCLMYISDKVSHLVAEKDDGSELGQFQKEVEALPPELRHYIQEDNWRLEQEAEEWEEEQSCKMPQMEPSPASESQDLSSESGPDQSSACEQSVRSLSSEHARIAKEQTAKAIANTADAYEKNGVEAALCEPKEVEPAKVQPRETALTVQAEPPQDAKETQSAAQASSQVSEVEIPSVGKIPVRSDADGYNEEVMLSPAMQGVILAIAKARQTFDRDGSEAGLVKAFHEEYSRLYLLAKETPTPQNDARLQHVLIYFLQNNAPQQVVERTLLEQFADKNLSYDERSISIMKVARAKLREIGPDDVDMGEYKRWHEDYSLFRKVSVYLLTGLELYQNGKYQESLTYLVYAYQSNTKLLLKGTNRGVNESLIALYRRKCLLKLNEVAASLFVSCEEARVAEGISILNELIIPCMHLMNNFEITKEDLDAIEVMRNRWCSYLGREDMDAKLQMKLGELLPRLLDSSSGVIVLKEPPKIRPNSPYDLCSRFAAVMESIHGASAVTVQ; this comes from the exons ATGTACAGCCGGACTGAAAATAGCCCCTGGCTGGTCCCTGGGAACATGGGGCCTCCTTATATGTCCTGTGGCACATGCGGAGGCTGCCTGGGGGAGGGGGTTTCTTCCCACCCCAGGTGCCCTGCATCCAGCAGCCTGGAACAGTGTTTCCTCCCAGGCCTGCAGACCCAAGGATCGAAA GATTGCCAGATGCTTTTAAACCAGCTGAAAGAGATCACAGGAATTCAAGACTCAGCTTACCTCCACGCCACTCTAAAG GCTGCCAATGGAGACCTCATGGAAGCAGTCACCTTCCTGACCGAGGAGCATGCTCAGGAGCCAGCTCAGGACACGGCTGCCACGGAGCCATCGGCTTGGGAAGGAAGTGCTGTGGGCAAACAGCTCCCACAAG ATGTTACTGCTGCACTTCGCTCTAACAACGGAGATGACCTTGGCACACTCGATGCCTTCAGACCACTGGAACCTCCAAAATCTCAGGCTGCAGAACGAGATGCTGCTGAAAG ACCGCAGGAAGTGCTCTCTGCTGAATATAAAAATCGCTCCAAAAGGAAACGCTGTGAAGTCTGGGGAGAGAACCCCAAGCAGAACGACTGGAGAAGAGTGGGTGACTGGCCTGttggaatgaaaaatattggAAATACATGTTGGTTTAGTGCTGTCATACAG TCTCTGTTCCAGTTGCCCGAGTTTCGGAGGCTGGTTCTTGGGTACTCCCTCCCGCCAAACGTGCTTGAAAGTTGTCGTAGTCGCACT ggaaaaagaaatattgcatTCATGCAAGAACTTCAGTGTCTGTTTGCTTTAATGCTGGGGACGCGCCGTAAGTTTGTAGACCCTTCTGCAGCACTGGAACTCCTGAGGGATGCGTTTAGATCCACTGGAGAACAGCAG CAAGATGTGAGTGAATTTACACACAAGCTCCTGGACTGGCTGGAGGATGCATTCCAGCTTGCTGTGAATGTCAA GAGCCCCAGGGACAAATCTGAAAACCCAATGGTACAACTTTTCTATGGGACTTTTTTGACGGAGGGTGTCCATGAGG GCAATACTTTTTCTAAGATCGAAGCCTTTGGTCAGTACCCCCTCCAAGTAAATGGTTATCGAAACTTAAATGAGTGCTTGGAAGGAGCCATGGTGGAGGGCGAGATGGACCAGGCAGCAGCATCTCAGTCCGGGAAGTATGGACAGGAG CGCTGGTTTACAAAACTTCCACCAGTACTGACCTTTGAACTCTCCCGATTTGAGTTCAATCAGTCCCTAGGACAGCCAGAGAAAATTCACACCAAGCTAGAGTTTCCCCAGACTATTTATATGGACAG gTACCTCTACTGCAGTAAAGAGCTTATTCAgatgaagagagaagaaatgaagagattgaaggagaaaatggtaattctgcagcagaaactggAAAG GTACATGAAGTTCGGCTCCGGCCCGGTGCGCTTCCCTCTGCCCGACATGCTCCAGTACGTGCTTGAGTTCATTGCCACGAAGCcacctggggctgtttcttctgctcagGGCTCTCAGACAACACTCCTGCAGTCCCAGGCTGAGCCCCATGATTTCGATATGCTTTCACAGCCAAATGG CATACTGCAAAGGAAGGATGCTGGGACTGAAGATGCAGCTTCCTTTTTGGCAAACCCCTTACCAGAGCTAAAACTGACTTCACTCCAGCCTTCTGGTTCACCAGCAGAGATGTTGGAACATCCAGCCCCTCACGTGGTTTCCGAGGAAGAGCTGAACCTTGTCCGGACGTGCCTGCAGCGATGGAGGAACGAGATTGAACAAGACATGCAAG ATCTGAAGGAGTCTATTGCCCAAATCAACTTGGCCATGGAACAAATGTACTGTGAccctctcctccagcag GTTCCGTACCATCTGCATGCCGTCTTGGTACATGAGGGGCAAGCAAATGCTGGTCACTACTGGGCCTACATATACGACCAGCCTCGAAAACGCTGGCTCAAATACAACGACATCTCAGTGACAGAGTCATCgtgggaagagctggagagagATTCATTTGGAGGCTTGAGGAACGCCAGTGCCTACTGCCTGATGTACATCAGCGATAAGGTGTCCCACTTGGTTGCAG aaaaggATGATGGCTCAGAGCTTGGGCAGTTTCAGAAGGAAGTTGAAGCCTTGCCCCCAGAGCTGAGACACTACATCCAGGAGGATAACTGGCGCCTcgagcaggaggcagaggaatgGGAGGAGGAGCAGTCTTGCAAGATGCCTCAGATGGAGCCTTCACCTGCTTCCGAGTCACAGGACCTCTCTTCTGAATCAGGACCAG ATCAGTCCTCAGCCTGTGAGCAGAGCGTGCGCTCCCTGTCCTCCGAGCATGCCAGAATTGCCAAGGAGCAGACTGCCAAGGCCATCGCCAACACTGCCGACGCCTACGAGAAGAATGGCGTGGAGGCAGCTCTGTGCGAG CCCAAGGAGGTAGAGCCAGCGAAGGTCCAGCCGAGAGAAACAGCCCTCACAGTTCAGGCAGAGCCACCCCAGGATGCTAAGGAAACACAGTCTGCTGCCCAAGCTAGCTCTCAGGTCTCTGAAGTGGAAATTCCCAGTGTGGGGAAGATTCCCGTTAGGTCCGATGCAGATGGATATAATGAAGAG GTGATGCTGAGTCCAGCCATGCAAGGTGTCATCCTGGCTATTGCAAAAGCCCGCCAGACCTTTGATCGCGATGGGTCTGAAGCAGGGCTTGTGAAG GCATTCCATGAAGAGTATTCCCGGCTCTACCTGCTGGCCAAGGAGACCCCGACCCCACAGAACGATGCCCGGCTGCAGCACGTGCTCATCTACTTCCTGCAGAACAATGCTCCCCAGCAGGTGGTGGAACGGACCCTTCTGGAGCAGTTTGCAGACAAGAACCTCAGCTATGACGAAAG GTCCATCAGCATAATGAAGGTAGCACGAGCAAAGCTGAGAGAGATTGGTCCTGATGACGTCGATATGGGGGAGTACAAG AGGTGGCATGAAGACTACAGCCTTTTCCGCAAGGTGTCAGTTTACCTGCTGACAGGGTTGGAGCTGTACCAGAATGGAAA GTACCAGGAGTCGCTCACTTATCTGGTCTACGCCTACCAAAGCAAcaccaagctgctgctgaaaggaacCAACCGAGGCGTGAACGAGTCACTGATTGCCTTGTACAGGAGGAAGTGTCTCCTG AAGCTGAACGAGGTGGCAGCATCTCTGTTTGTAAGCTGTGAAGAAGCTCGTGTGGCAGAGGGCATTAGCATCCTGAATGAGCTGATAATCCCCTGCATGCACCTCATGAACAACTTTGAGATCACCAAAGAGGACCTGGATGCCATTGAGGTCATGAGGAACCGCTGGTGCTCCTATTTGGGACGAGAGGACATGGATG CAAAGCTGCAGATGAAGCTGGGCGAATTGCTGCCCCGGCTCCTGGACAGCTCCTCTGGGGTGATCGTGCTGAAGGAGCCCCCCAAGATCCGGCCCAACTCCCCCTACGACCTCTGCAGCCGCTTTGCAGCCGTGATGGAGTCCATCCACGGCGCCTCGGCCGTGACGGTGCAGTAG